The window CTGTGCGCTCTCAGACTGCATTTTTGTTATACAATTATCAACACATTATTCTCAAacataaaaaggaaaaagaaaagaaaataagagtATACTTTAGGGTTCTTCACGGTTTCATCCACACTTAGGATAAGGCACGCTGCCTCAGTTGCAGCGTTTATAGCATTAATCTGCCACAAAAAAGGGACACAACCGATCATCAATTAACCTTTCTATGAAAGATATTCACACAAAATACAAACATTCCCAAGTATTACATTATCATAAATGGCACAAAAGTCCCATAAACAGAGAGTACAAGTTTGTAGAATCTTGCAATACCTTCACAACTGCTGGTTCCCACACGAAGTTAGCAAATGAGTCCGCTATTCCACCAGTGTTGATGTCTACTCCGTAAGAAGCTCCTTCACCTGTTATAACACAGAAATGATAGCATATCATCAAATGAGATTACTCAAAAGATTATTACATCAAGCTTGTGAGCGTGAAAGACGCTCACCGCTTTGCATGGCGTGTTTCTGTCTTAATTTATTTAGAACATCAGTTGCATCAAATCCAGCATTGTCACATAGCTGTCGTGGAATAACCTGTAATACATACCACAATCGATATGAGTTCAGATATTTTTCTTAAAGGTGAAGcaaaaagtttcaaaaacaCGGCTTAATATTAATTTGGACTCTTCTTACTAGTTTACCAGATTTCTAATTTATTTGTACATAACAACGAGCACATAGAaaacaccactactctatcaaTGCCTTACAAACACTTTTGTACATAACAACGAGCACAAAGAAAACATAACTTCTCTATTAATGCCCAAATAACAGAGAACACAGCTACAAAGCTCATCTTAATACTCGGATAGCATAGCAAGTATGGGATTCTCAGAAATTAGACGGACAAAGCAAAACATTCAAGTCAACTAGAAGTGTACCTCCAGGGCCTTTGCATACGAGTTGATGAAAAGTTGTGACTTCCCAGCAATTGTTCGTGAATGCTGCCTCAGGTACTTGCTTATCTCCATCTACAACAACAAGAAGTCTCTTTCATTGTCTATGTTGTTAACCTATGtgaaaaaattaaaccaaaaccACGGTGGATGAAGGATACTCACATCTATAGCTCCACCTCCAGGCACAACAGTTGAGTTCTTCACAGCTCTTCTCACAATCATAATAGCATCATGCAAACTCCGCTCAGCTTCTTCGATGAACTGCCATTAACGTTTCAAAGAAAATTATATCAGTGCTGGTTTTTTTCGTTTTCATTAAGCATCCAATATTTGATGTATACCTGATCAGCACCACCACGGAGGACAATAGTTGCTGTACGTCCTGAAGGGCAACCACTGAATATGTTAAATCTCTCCCCACCAACTTGTTTTTCCTCAAATATCTCACAAGTTCCAAGAACCTGTACAGTGTACatttaaaaacaacaaatttaGAGGAACATAATCAACAAGTCGCTGAAAGCTTGTAAGCATATCTAGATAGCAAGCAAATAGATTCATTCTTCACTAGCCTCGGGTATTATATTGTTAACACTTGTTTGAACTGTTCCTCCGGCCGCAGCAGCCACGCGATTAAGATCTTGTTCTGCTACACGGCCAGCGCAGAAAATATCACGATCCGCAAAATACTGCAAAAAATGCATAGAGATTTCGGTTAAATGAGCAAACACTCTTCATTAATACGAAAATGAACTAAATAGAGCAACGAATATGATTTATTTCTGACGAAATAAAACATCTTCATACACTAAAACAACCTATAACCAATCAATTTTATTATGCATcaggagaaaaaaagaaagaagtcaATAGCCAACTGAGAAATTAAGAATCGACAAACCTGGGTAGCTAGATCACCAATAGCCAATCGGGAAAGAACAACTTTAGCTCCACTTTCGACACATTTGTCTAGCTTGTCATAAATGATATTCCACTCTGCATCAACTATTGACTGGTACTGCGATGGATCTGACAGCCTGTGAACAAATGACAGGAGTCAAGTCAAATCAGGCCAAAAGATGCTTTAATTGAAGGGAACACTTAACAGAAAAGAGCCAGAGTTCCAACCTAATCTCAGCGTTTTCCTTCTCAGATTTCAACTCCAGTTCAATGTTAAGCAGAAGGATTTTGGGATTATCAAACTTCTTTGGCTGTTGCTCAAAACCCGCATACGAGAATGTCTTTTTGAAAGCCACACCATCAACTAGGAAAGAGTCTCGCATGTTACCACCAGGAACCTGCAGAGTAAACCATACCATTAGCTCTCAAGCATAACCACAAGTGCAAAATTTCATTTACACATACTTGGATCTCGAAAATTCAaaagcttaaaaaaaaaaaggtttcttTTTTACCTTTTTGATCCCAATCAAATTGAGCCTGTCGTCATCCCCAATGGCCATAACAGCATCAACAACCATAGTAGCGAAAAACTCCTTCTCTCCACCAATAAGCTTAGAGGAAAGAGTGGTAGCAGCGCATTTAGCCAACAAACCTTTCTTCTCCTCCACACTCTTCCCTTCAATGCTAACAGCGAGTTCTTTCACCTTCTCAATTGCCTACATCGTCAAACAGTAACAAAAGATCCagtaattaaaaacaaaacaaaaaagacttTCAATTTCACAAAGAAATAGAAAAGATTACACACCAAAGTGCTTGCAGTGCGATAACTCCTAATCAGATTCTGAGAGTGAACACCATCCTCAACAAACGGCTTAGCTTCCTTCAAAAACTCAGCAGCAAGAAGAACAACCGTCGTCGTCCCATCACCAACctaaccaacaacaaaaaaagcaTCGCTCATGAActcaatcacaaatctcttaacttttattaataatcaatcaacaaatacaaataacctataaactattaaaaatactTAAGATAACTACTtaagataaatattaaaacatataataaactAGATAATTATGATATTTGGAGTATCTATCTGCATCAATCACACAATTTAAGATCTGCATAACTAACAAAATCATCAACACTGAAGAGATCCAAGATCCAGCTCGATCTCGCGCACCTCTGAGTCTTGAGACTTGGCGATATCGACGAGGATCTTAGCGGCGGGATGTACGATGTCGAGGAGCTTCATGATGGTAGCGCCGTCGTTGGAAATGGTGACGGATCCCTTATCGTCGTGGATGAGCTTGTCCATCCCTCGAGGACCGAGCGTGGTTCGAACCACGTCGCCAACCGCCGTGACGGCGTTGATGTTGCTGAGAAGCTGAGCTTTCCCCTGAGAAGTGTCTGTGCCTTCTTTCAGCAGTATGATCTGCGGTTGCTGCTCGCGAAATCAAGTGAAGGTAGATTTGCATCAGTAAGTATccaaacatatatatgtgtatggAGAGAGTACGTAGATGCAACTTACCATCATCGACGCCATTGTAGATGCGTTGAGGAGCTACGGAGAAATgggagagaaggagagagagagagagagagagagatttagggtttattttTATGTCGTTGTGTTCATTCATATACGAGTGATTTTAGATCTAGACCGGCCGGTCGAACCGATAAATCTGGAACTTTGCGGATACCATTATACTCGAatccatttcatttttttttattgaaccCAGCATATATGACCCGGTCAAATTTAGTTTTCATTGGTTGGCTCAACTAGTTTTCATTTTCTAGTTGACAAAAACATTTAATAGCAATAATATAGCTGTGTAGCGTGGAACTCTACGACTGGACAGACAAGACTTGGTTGGATCATGGATCTTTGATGATCCGGCTTCTCCATCTCAACACTCCGCAACAGCCAACAGCTGCTTTCGTAGTGTCGCTCATTTTAGCAGAATCTTTGGCAGTTCATGCGGCTATAACctctgctctctctctctcgtggAATGGTTTCCATCCAAATCCTATCAGATATGCAGGTCTTGATCAATACAATCAACCGTCGACATATAAATCTGAAAGTCTTTGGCATTTTTCAAGATATCTactttttttcagtttttggcGTTCTTCAAGATATTTACCTCATTTCATCTTCATTTAAGTCTATTAAATTTGTGTTTGTCTCAAGATCTCAAAATGCCCAAGCTATACTTTGGCTAAATAAGCTCTTTGGGCTCTAAactctattatttaatttaatgaaaagcccagtttgaacaaaaaaaaaacaataatataacTTGTGTTCAATCTCTTATAGATAAATTAGTATGTAAAAGACATTGATTTTGTTTCAATGTTTAAGTAGAAACTCGTTACTCCTGATGCTCCTCTCTATAGTTAATTTTATGAGCTAAAGTTTGAAGTTGCATCTTCTTCTCATCTTTCCCACCTTAGTTTCTGATTGTCTTTGGGCTTAAATTCGGGCCAGCTTTGACGGTTGGTCTTCTGGAAATTTAGGTTTCTAGTTCTTATGTGGATATATATGACAAACGCAGCGTTTTGCTGATAGCaggaaaaataatcaaatattcttcttcttttttgatcaacaaatttgtcatattttaattttaagaatTCGTCTGAAAAATAGGCTTCGGAATAATTTTAGGGAAATTTTATAGGATAtccatttttagtttattttcataaaagtagccaaaatgaagaaaataacaaaataaattttattaaaacatttttaccataggattaactaatttagacttagTGTTTAGAGTTAAAATGAGTTTTAGCGATAGagtatcaaatttaaaaaattaaaaattaaaattaagttttttaaaataaaaagacattTTCGTTTTTGAAGAcaatttttgtgacaaaattttaaaaaatgctaTTGGACAAATGTTTCTTTCCTTCCTTCtctataaaatatgttttgatttttttttggacaaatgttttgatgttttatttcaATCTGAACTGAATATAGTAACCGTGCGTTGTACTACTTCAATCAGCTTACCATACTTAGACGCCACACACTTTCGCTTTCACCTTTCCGTAGCCGCCATCGTTACTTACTCGGAAGCTTCAAAGTCAACCATTGAGTCCTCCTCTTTTGACCTCTTC is drawn from Brassica rapa cultivar Chiifu-401-42 chromosome A05, CAAS_Brap_v3.01, whole genome shotgun sequence and contains these coding sequences:
- the LOC103870306 gene encoding T-complex protein 1 subunit eta; protein product: MASMMQPQIILLKEGTDTSQGKAQLLSNINAVTAVGDVVRTTLGPRGMDKLIHDDKGSVTISNDGATIMKLLDIVHPAAKILVDIAKSQDSEVGDGTTTVVLLAAEFLKEAKPFVEDGVHSQNLIRSYRTASTLAIEKVKELAVSIEGKSVEEKKGLLAKCAATTLSSKLIGGEKEFFATMVVDAVMAIGDDDRLNLIGIKKVPGGNMRDSFLVDGVAFKKTFSYAGFEQQPKKFDNPKILLLNIELELKSEKENAEIRLSDPSQYQSIVDAEWNIIYDKLDKCVESGAKVVLSRLAIGDLATQYFADRDIFCAGRVAEQDLNRVAAAAGGTVQTSVNNIIPEVLGTCEIFEEKQVGGERFNIFSGCPSGRTATIVLRGGADQFIEEAERSLHDAIMIVRRAVKNSTVVPGGGAIDMEISKYLRQHSRTIAGKSQLFINSYAKALEVIPRQLCDNAGFDATDVLNKLRQKHAMQSGEGASYGVDINTGGIADSFANFVWEPAVVKINAINAATEAACLILSVDETVKNPKSESAQGDAAAGAMGRGRGGGRGMRRR